The Clostridiaceae bacterium HFYG-1003 genome includes a window with the following:
- a CDS encoding YhfC family intramembrane metalloprotease: protein MAGYVFALGVALVLPVLVSLVLVRRYRALQPVLLGAACFILFQVLLRIPLLQFVLPRSNEYLLFQFTQPRLFLWFLSLTAGLFEEIGRYVLMRRFMKDAPLSHAIAFGVGHGGMEAMLLVGLNLAVGGYLGQLPFQSSLPFVLTGAERILAMTLHVCLSILVWRSLKENKPLLLALAILAHTLFNALGAELAWRNVDAVLIEGALALATVGIVIYTLFTLKTIRTDQRSIES from the coding sequence ATGGCAGGTTATGTATTTGCGCTGGGTGTCGCGCTGGTTTTGCCGGTGCTGGTCTCGCTTGTTCTGGTGCGCCGGTACAGGGCACTTCAGCCCGTACTGCTGGGAGCCGCCTGTTTCATCCTGTTTCAGGTTCTGCTGCGGATTCCGCTGCTTCAGTTTGTGCTGCCCAGGTCAAATGAGTATCTCCTGTTCCAGTTTACTCAGCCCCGGCTGTTTCTGTGGTTTCTGTCCCTGACAGCCGGCCTGTTTGAAGAAATCGGACGGTATGTGCTGATGCGCCGGTTCATGAAGGACGCGCCGTTGTCTCATGCAATTGCCTTCGGAGTGGGGCATGGCGGTATGGAGGCCATGCTGCTGGTGGGTCTGAATCTGGCGGTGGGTGGATATTTAGGACAGCTGCCCTTCCAGTCCAGCCTGCCCTTTGTCCTGACCGGTGCAGAACGGATTCTGGCCATGACGCTCCATGTCTGCCTGAGCATCCTGGTGTGGCGTTCTCTGAAAGAGAACAAGCCGCTTCTGCTGGCTCTGGCCATTCTGGCACATACCCTGTTTAACGCGCTGGGGGCTGAACTGGCCTGGCGCAACGTCGACGCGGTACTGATTGAGGGTGCCCTGGCACTTGCCACCGTCGGTATTGTCATCTATACCCTGTTCACTCTAAAAACCATTCGAACGGATCAAAGGAGTATTGAATCATGA
- a CDS encoding GlmL-related ornithine degradation protein, translating to MKQADLLIAEIGSTTTVVSAFHQLNTDPVLLGQGQFRTTVSEGDVNIGLAGAIRDLEEQLGEALRYDRLMASSSAAGGLRMTVHGLVYDMTVRAAREAALGAGANLKFVTAGRLRRSDLAKIREIGPNIILLAGGVDYGERETALYNAELIRSLNLAVPVIYAGNVENQEEIRLIFEGSPNRLYVVDNVYPRIDELNIEPTRKVIQAVFEEHITHAGGMEHIRDLVDGHIIPTPGAVMEASILLKEELGNLVCADIGGATTDIHSCTADSDEFAGILLEPEPEHKRTVEGDLGMYVNRMTVLDLVTDRELDSRLGLDRAEAVRRSEALPPIPDTAQDLALVSLLAETALVTALRRHAGVLKEYFGPSGRKLAALGKDLTPVKHFIGTGGALTRLPDGEAIIRRALARESRLELLPRPDINIWIDRDYIMASLGVMSLQYPEAARKLARKSLSIPEGTP from the coding sequence ATGAAACAGGCAGACCTGCTCATTGCGGAGATCGGAAGCACCACCACGGTGGTCAGCGCGTTCCATCAATTGAATACGGATCCGGTGCTGCTCGGCCAGGGGCAGTTCCGCACCACCGTATCGGAAGGGGATGTCAACATCGGCCTGGCCGGTGCCATCCGGGATCTGGAGGAGCAGCTGGGAGAAGCGCTTCGCTATGACCGGCTGATGGCGTCCTCCTCCGCCGCGGGCGGTCTGCGCATGACGGTGCACGGCCTGGTCTATGACATGACGGTGCGGGCGGCGCGGGAGGCCGCCCTGGGGGCCGGCGCCAACCTGAAGTTTGTTACGGCCGGCCGGCTGCGCCGGTCGGATCTGGCAAAAATCCGGGAAATCGGGCCCAATATTATCCTGCTGGCAGGCGGGGTTGATTACGGCGAGCGTGAAACCGCTCTGTACAACGCGGAGCTGATCCGGTCGCTGAATCTGGCGGTTCCGGTCATTTATGCCGGCAATGTGGAGAATCAGGAGGAAATCCGTCTGATCTTCGAGGGCAGCCCCAACCGGCTGTATGTCGTGGACAATGTCTATCCCCGCATCGATGAACTTAATATTGAACCGACCCGGAAAGTCATCCAGGCGGTCTTTGAGGAGCACATCACCCACGCCGGCGGCATGGAGCACATCCGCGATCTGGTGGACGGACACATCATTCCGACGCCGGGCGCGGTGATGGAAGCTTCCATCCTGCTCAAAGAGGAACTGGGCAACCTGGTCTGCGCCGACATCGGCGGGGCCACCACCGACATTCATTCCTGCACGGCGGACTCGGATGAGTTCGCGGGCATCCTGCTGGAGCCCGAACCGGAGCACAAGCGGACCGTCGAGGGGGATCTGGGTATGTACGTCAACCGCATGACGGTGCTGGATCTGGTGACGGACCGGGAACTGGACAGCCGGCTGGGTCTGGACCGGGCCGAGGCGGTCCGGCGCTCCGAAGCGCTGCCGCCCATCCCGGACACGGCACAGGACCTGGCACTGGTGTCGCTGCTGGCAGAGACCGCCCTGGTGACGGCTCTGCGCCGCCATGCCGGCGTGCTGAAGGAATACTTCGGTCCGTCCGGCCGCAAGCTGGCGGCCCTGGGCAAGGATCTGACCCCGGTGAAGCATTTCATCGGCACCGGCGGGGCGCTGACCCGCCTGCCCGACGGCGAGGCCATTATCCGGCGCGCCCTGGCGCGGGAGAGCCGGCTGGAGCTTTTGCCCCGGCCCGATATCAACATCTGGATTGACCGGGACTACATCATGGCCTCCCTGGGCGTCATGAGCCTGCAGTATCCGGAAGCGGCCCGCAAGCTGGCCCGAAAAAGTCTGAGCATCCCGGAGGGAACACCATGA
- a CDS encoding DUF3887 domain-containing protein, with translation MKRKHRGLTLLLFVLTLSLALAACAQKTLPEGFDQAKVTTQAKQVITQLTNKEYASVAAQFSPEMKAALDAQKLQTAVGPVIDKLGAFKEFKSETVGAGENPTIGKYAVAIINCVYANGNATYTISIDSAGKVCGLYVK, from the coding sequence ATGAAAAGAAAACACCGTGGACTGACCCTGCTGCTGTTTGTACTGACCCTTTCCCTGGCCCTGGCCGCCTGTGCCCAGAAGACGCTGCCGGAGGGCTTTGATCAGGCCAAGGTAACGACTCAGGCCAAACAGGTCATTACGCAGCTGACGAATAAAGAGTATGCCAGCGTGGCAGCCCAGTTCAGCCCGGAGATGAAGGCAGCCCTGGATGCCCAGAAGCTGCAAACCGCTGTGGGACCGGTCATCGACAAGCTGGGCGCCTTCAAGGAATTCAAGTCCGAAACCGTCGGGGCCGGGGAGAATCCCACCATCGGCAAATACGCTGTAGCCATCATTAATTGTGTCTACGCCAACGGCAATGCCACCTACACCATCAGCATCGACTCCGCTGGAAAAGTCTGCGGACTCTATGTCAAATAG
- a CDS encoding helix-turn-helix transcriptional regulator, translating to MKNKRMKIARLECDMNQEELAKAVGVTRQTIGLIEAGDYNPSLNLCIAICKALKKTLNDLFWEDPS from the coding sequence ATGAAGAACAAGCGAATGAAAATAGCCCGGCTGGAATGCGATATGAACCAGGAAGAATTAGCCAAGGCTGTCGGCGTGACCCGACAGACCATCGGACTGATTGAGGCCGGGGATTATAACCCGTCGCTGAATTTGTGCATCGCAATCTGCAAGGCACTGAAGAAAACACTGAATGACTTATTTTGGGAGGATCCATCATGA
- the orr gene encoding ornithine racemase Orr: MKNPRVEINLTRLRQNVDAIVGLCADHGISVAGVTKAFCAMPELAQVFVDGGCRYLADSRLENLKKLKGMSLPRMMLRLPMISEAREVVRYADISLNSEVDTIRALDQAAQEAGVRHGVLLMMDLGDLREGFYDEYELFDAIEQTRRLSHIDVVGVGVNLTCFGGVIPDEYNLFRLVTIAKYVHKKYGLEMELISGGNSSSLHLILDDAMVEGINNLRIGEAFLLGRETAYGERVPGTVEGVFTLVAEVIELKKKPTVPKGMVGKNAFGEVPEFEDLGTRTLAICAIGKQDVDPTKLTPQDEDILIKGASSDHIVLDLSDSAIPYRVGSEIRFDMTYGGILSSMTSNYVHKEIVWEEAEAQEEFQLKVVR; this comes from the coding sequence ATGAAAAATCCACGAGTAGAAATTAATCTGACCCGGCTGCGCCAGAACGTCGATGCCATCGTCGGCCTGTGCGCCGATCACGGCATCTCCGTGGCCGGTGTCACCAAGGCGTTCTGTGCCATGCCGGAACTGGCTCAGGTCTTTGTCGACGGCGGCTGCCGCTATCTGGCGGATTCGCGCCTGGAGAACCTGAAAAAACTCAAGGGCATGAGTCTGCCCCGCATGATGCTCCGGCTGCCCATGATCTCCGAGGCTCGGGAAGTGGTCCGTTACGCGGACATCTCCCTGAACTCCGAGGTCGATACGATCCGGGCCCTGGATCAGGCCGCTCAGGAAGCCGGCGTCCGCCACGGCGTACTGCTGATGATGGATCTGGGCGACCTGCGGGAGGGGTTCTACGATGAGTATGAGCTGTTTGACGCCATCGAGCAGACCCGCAGGCTGTCCCACATTGACGTGGTGGGGGTCGGCGTCAACCTGACCTGCTTTGGCGGAGTCATCCCGGATGAGTACAACCTGTTCCGGCTGGTCACCATTGCCAAGTATGTCCACAAAAAGTACGGCCTGGAGATGGAGCTGATTTCTGGAGGCAATTCCTCTTCCCTGCACCTGATCCTGGATGACGCCATGGTGGAAGGGATCAACAACCTGCGCATCGGCGAAGCCTTTCTGCTGGGACGGGAAACCGCCTACGGCGAACGGGTTCCCGGAACCGTGGAAGGGGTGTTCACCCTGGTGGCCGAGGTCATCGAGCTGAAAAAAAAGCCCACCGTACCCAAGGGAATGGTGGGAAAGAACGCCTTCGGCGAAGTCCCCGAGTTTGAGGACCTGGGGACCAGAACCCTGGCCATCTGCGCCATTGGCAAGCAGGATGTCGATCCCACCAAGCTGACGCCCCAGGATGAGGACATCCTGATCAAAGGCGCCTCCTCCGACCACATCGTCCTGGATCTGTCGGACTCGGCCATTCCCTACCGGGTTGGCTCGGAAATCCGCTTTGACATGACCTACGGCGGCATACTGTCCTCCATGACCAGCAATTATGTCCATAAGGAAATCGTCTGGGAGGAAGCCGAAGCCCAGGAGGAGTTCCAGCTCAAGGTCGTTCGCTGA
- a CDS encoding DUF4914 family protein has protein sequence MTDKGPIQHMILPDSLNQLLQSGLSVTIPETRGELLELAMGGDPLFNEVSYDVPGQGQVVEATVAKCKNGLVVNYMDVYMRRRDPHCMVIADHGKSDKQRFISKYGAEFDELRHQTFDWLTTQGLIIMPFMAGGEEFGYPALLVAPDNAGFFAAALADLQGFIPASRVPEGFKPKAIIYLAPTFRHTHFGGKQMVVHNRLDDIYELFSYNLYPGPSAKKGVYGVLLKIGEEEGWVTVHGSTVRIITPYDNVLTVMHEGASGSGKSEMIEEIHREMDGRIRLSTNRVTGETTYIDLIETCELLPITDDMALCHPQLQNASKRLVVKDAEAGWFMRTDHIKEYGTDPYLEKRTIHPKEPLLFFNYDSVPGSTCLIWEHIMDAPDKPCPNPRVILPRNQITNIINEPVEVDIRSFGVRTPPCTIADPSYGIIGLFHILPPALAWLWRLVSPRGHNNPSITDSEGMTSEGVGSYWPFATGRRVDQANLLLKQILETSHTRYVLIPNQNIGAHKVGFMPQWIAREYLSRRNGKFGRHQLNESRCPLLGYALGSIKVDGTFLPKELLEVNRQPEVGDEAYDAGARLLTDFFKKELAKFDSPDLDPLGRQIIECCLKDGSIEDYIKLIPIRL, from the coding sequence ATGACAGACAAAGGACCGATCCAGCATATGATTCTGCCGGACTCTTTGAACCAACTTCTGCAGAGCGGTCTTTCGGTAACCATCCCGGAGACACGCGGCGAACTTCTTGAACTGGCCATGGGCGGTGACCCGCTGTTCAATGAAGTGAGCTATGACGTTCCGGGCCAAGGCCAAGTCGTGGAAGCCACGGTGGCCAAGTGCAAAAACGGACTGGTCGTCAACTACATGGATGTCTACATGAGACGGCGCGATCCCCACTGCATGGTCATTGCCGACCACGGTAAATCCGACAAGCAGCGCTTCATCTCCAAATACGGCGCGGAATTTGACGAACTGCGCCACCAGACCTTCGACTGGCTCACCACGCAGGGCCTGATCATCATGCCCTTCATGGCCGGCGGCGAAGAATTCGGCTATCCCGCGCTCCTGGTCGCTCCGGACAACGCCGGCTTCTTCGCCGCGGCCCTGGCCGACCTGCAGGGCTTCATCCCGGCCAGCCGCGTTCCCGAAGGCTTCAAGCCCAAGGCCATCATCTACCTGGCACCGACCTTCCGCCATACCCATTTCGGCGGCAAGCAGATGGTCGTGCATAACCGGCTGGACGATATCTACGAGCTTTTCTCCTACAACCTGTATCCGGGCCCCAGCGCCAAGAAAGGCGTCTACGGCGTGCTCCTCAAGATCGGCGAAGAAGAAGGCTGGGTGACGGTCCACGGCTCCACCGTCCGGATCATCACGCCCTATGACAATGTTCTCACCGTCATGCATGAAGGTGCTTCGGGCAGCGGCAAGAGTGAAATGATCGAAGAAATCCATCGCGAGATGGACGGCCGCATTCGCCTGTCCACCAACCGCGTCACCGGCGAAACCACCTACATTGACCTGATTGAAACCTGCGAGCTGCTCCCCATCACCGATGACATGGCGCTGTGCCATCCCCAGCTCCAGAACGCCTCCAAGCGCCTGGTAGTCAAGGATGCCGAAGCCGGCTGGTTCATGCGGACCGACCACATCAAGGAATACGGCACGGATCCCTATCTGGAAAAGCGCACCATTCATCCCAAGGAACCGCTGCTGTTCTTCAACTATGATTCCGTCCCCGGCTCCACCTGCCTGATCTGGGAACACATCATGGATGCCCCGGACAAGCCCTGCCCCAACCCACGGGTGATTCTGCCGCGCAATCAGATCACCAACATCATCAACGAACCGGTGGAAGTCGATATCCGAAGCTTCGGCGTGCGCACTCCGCCCTGCACCATCGCGGATCCCAGCTACGGCATCATCGGGCTGTTCCATATCCTGCCCCCGGCCCTGGCCTGGCTGTGGCGCCTGGTATCCCCCAGAGGCCACAACAATCCCAGCATCACCGACAGCGAGGGCATGACCAGCGAAGGCGTCGGCTCCTACTGGCCCTTTGCCACCGGCCGCCGCGTCGACCAGGCCAACCTCCTGCTCAAGCAGATTCTGGAAACCAGCCACACCCGCTACGTGCTGATCCCTAACCAGAACATCGGCGCCCATAAGGTCGGCTTTATGCCCCAGTGGATTGCCCGGGAATATCTCTCCCGCCGCAACGGCAAGTTCGGCCGCCATCAGCTCAACGAATCCAGATGCCCGCTGCTGGGCTACGCCCTGGGCAGCATCAAGGTGGACGGCACCTTCCTGCCCAAGGAACTGCTCGAAGTCAACCGTCAGCCGGAAGTCGGCGATGAGGCCTACGACGCCGGAGCCCGGCTGCTCACCGATTTCTTCAAGAAGGAACTGGCCAAATTCGACTCCCCGGACCTGGATCCCCTCGGCCGCCAGATCATTGAGTGCTGCCTGAAGGACGGTTCCATTGAAGACTACATCAAGCTGATTCCGATTCGCCTGTAG